The Thermoflavifilum sp. genome contains a region encoding:
- a CDS encoding outer membrane beta-barrel family protein, protein MKSWCILLFFLFFSYVFSSSAQQSRYKIRIQDSSHVPIPGVLVALDDSVHTQWATTDSSGLAYFDDPSCQTCAVHCRMLGYRELDTMIHFRGSKVLNLILYPVSRNLKLVEIRSSRPLITSSHEKIIVNWEQLSAFTKGETVWDLLKQTPLVHIEGDEHIDLLHKSVIIYLNGKKQLMPLTALVSLLKNTPANKIIKFEVIPIPTADYDVSPGQAVINIVLKKELTDHLDGQTMLTALQNSYMNPSCNLQLSGKLGKFSFIQTDFLQLSGGRDVFTEDYDEKLTTYHTREKEIRSRKNTKFAGTNWYLNADIDTQQQVSFNFSYVYNWVAPANQEDANFYYYSGNDPKDTPDSTGYTHTASNEKSGNLSLALNYSSSLMHGRLGLDVNAGLIQYYDNTDQYTTNVVNKLTQVDTPLHILQSVRQRVRNTSIFVKGKYKLSPQFTISSGASIYLTGNDNNLIWCTYMTDAYVMDPNQSYLYRYTEHLFLPFLNLDGQIGKKFSFTVGPKYQFEDVSGKLNGNSTLNRKSRNLVPTVILDFNWNENNQLNYSLTSFINRPDFWELSPLRNYFSSNQYVDNNPYLRSSNNLTHMLRYTFYQKHQFILSYSNNKHDWGQYVIFKPNHGINLTRVNFAYTQNMGLYYLSQFSFLNHHIQINPAIGVEQNRTKGQDTILANYARWDIVAQCHSYFLISASHQWSAELNIGYRSRSVSGIYDVDDILSADLSIKKSFKRWNVYLQITDPLKVNTLHTQVLTPLLYNMRFTSNYDSRYVLLRVNYMFWNHQIHVDKKSSVIDEINNRLGH, encoded by the coding sequence ATGAAAAGCTGGTGTATTTTATTGTTTTTTTTATTTTTTTCTTATGTTTTTTCCTCAAGCGCTCAGCAATCGAGGTATAAAATACGCATACAAGACTCCTCTCATGTTCCCATTCCAGGTGTGCTGGTTGCCTTAGATGATTCCGTGCATACCCAATGGGCTACGACCGATTCATCGGGATTGGCTTATTTTGATGATCCATCGTGCCAGACTTGTGCCGTTCATTGCCGTATGCTGGGATATCGAGAGCTGGACACGATGATTCATTTTCGAGGTTCAAAAGTATTGAATCTCATATTATATCCTGTTTCTCGAAATTTGAAATTAGTTGAAATCCGTTCATCACGACCTTTGATAACTTCCTCCCATGAAAAGATAATAGTAAATTGGGAACAGCTATCAGCATTCACGAAAGGCGAGACCGTTTGGGATCTACTCAAGCAAACCCCACTTGTGCATATTGAAGGGGATGAACATATTGATTTACTACACAAAAGTGTAATCATTTATTTGAATGGAAAAAAACAATTGATGCCACTCACAGCCCTGGTTAGCTTGTTGAAGAACACTCCAGCTAATAAGATTATCAAGTTTGAGGTTATTCCCATACCCACAGCTGATTATGACGTAAGCCCGGGACAGGCTGTCATAAATATTGTACTCAAAAAAGAATTAACCGATCATCTCGATGGACAGACCATGCTAACAGCTCTGCAAAATAGTTACATGAACCCATCGTGCAATCTGCAGTTAAGCGGCAAATTGGGTAAATTCTCTTTTATTCAAACTGATTTTTTACAATTAAGCGGAGGTAGAGATGTATTTACAGAAGATTACGATGAAAAATTAACCACTTACCATACCCGTGAAAAAGAAATAAGAAGCAGAAAAAATACAAAATTTGCCGGTACTAATTGGTATTTAAATGCGGATATTGATACCCAACAGCAAGTTTCTTTTAACTTCTCTTATGTTTACAACTGGGTAGCACCCGCTAATCAAGAAGACGCCAATTTTTATTATTATAGCGGTAATGATCCCAAGGATACTCCTGATTCCACTGGATATACCCATACGGCATCAAATGAGAAAAGCGGAAACCTTAGTTTGGCGTTGAATTATTCCTCGAGCTTGATGCATGGCAGACTTGGTCTTGATGTAAATGCTGGATTGATTCAATATTACGATAATACCGATCAATATACGACGAATGTGGTAAATAAACTTACACAGGTGGATACACCTCTTCACATATTGCAAAGTGTACGTCAACGCGTACGAAACACCAGTATCTTCGTTAAAGGGAAATATAAGCTATCACCTCAATTTACGATTTCATCCGGCGCGAGTATTTATCTCACAGGAAATGATAACAATTTAATCTGGTGTACATACATGACAGATGCATACGTGATGGATCCGAATCAAAGCTATCTATACAGGTACACAGAGCATTTATTTCTTCCATTTTTAAATTTGGATGGACAGATCGGAAAAAAATTTTCGTTCACCGTGGGTCCGAAATACCAATTTGAGGATGTTTCCGGTAAATTGAATGGAAATTCTACGCTGAATAGAAAATCCAGGAATCTGGTTCCTACCGTTATATTGGACTTTAACTGGAATGAAAATAACCAGCTCAATTACAGCCTTACTTCGTTTATCAATCGTCCTGATTTCTGGGAGCTCAGCCCTTTACGCAATTATTTTTCTTCTAATCAATATGTCGATAATAATCCCTATCTGCGTTCATCCAACAATCTCACGCATATGTTACGCTATACGTTTTATCAGAAGCATCAGTTCATATTGTCTTACAGCAATAACAAGCATGACTGGGGACAATATGTCATTTTCAAACCCAATCACGGAATTAATCTTACCCGTGTGAACTTTGCTTATACCCAAAACATGGGACTGTATTATCTTTCCCAATTCTCTTTTCTCAATCATCATATACAGATTAATCCGGCCATAGGGGTTGAACAAAATCGCACGAAAGGTCAGGATACCATATTAGCAAATTATGCCAGATGGGATATAGTCGCGCAATGCCACAGCTATTTTTTGATTTCTGCATCACATCAGTGGAGCGCCGAGTTGAATATTGGTTATCGTTCGCGGTCTGTGTCAGGCATTTATGATGTGGACGATATATTATCGGCCGATTTGAGCATCAAAAAATCGTTCAAACGCTGGAATGTGTATTTGCAAATCACCGATCCCTTAAAAGTAAACACGCTTCATACACAGGTATTAACACCCCTTCTCTATAACATGAGATTTACATCTAATTACGACTCCAGATATGTTTTGCTGCGGGTGAATTATATGTTCTGGAATCATCAGATTCATGTCGATAAAAAATCATCTGTTATCGATGAAATCAATAATCGGCTGGGTCATTAA